TTCAAGTTTCAATCAGGAATGTAGTGATAAGATTATGTCTCAAATATTTGCATTAGGAAGGTAATGCTATTAAAGGCtggacccctaataataattttcTGGAATGTCAGAAGATTCAATACACTGTGTAATTTTAATATACCTGCATTTTTGCAATACACAATTGCATTCAAAAAGAGAGCAATACATAAACGGTTTTGCTGAATCTGAAAGGAAATTGTGAGCGGGCACGTCTATGAAAGACCCCAAACTCGAGAGAGTTGCACAAACACAGTACAAGAATTCAATTACAAAGCAGAAATCAAGTGGAAAGACTTGATTTCGTCCCCACTGTGGTTTATATTACCATTAAATCAAAgaattgtttaattttattcattctgaaaatcacaattaaaaatTCTTTAGCAGTACAGAGAGTACACATAACAAACTATTAACTAGTAATGTAACTAGTGTGTTGCCAGGCACAATATTTCCCTTTAATGACGAATTGTCCGGACCACGACGGCCTTCTCACCGACCCAGCACAGTGGCCAGCAGTGCCATCCTAATATACATCCCATTCTCAGCTTGTCGGAAGTAAGCAGCCCTGGGATCCGTGTCAACCTCCACACTAAAATCCAAATATATGTTTGAGATATTGCATTAAAGCTCATGTTCAGCAATaaacttgaaaatattttggttttGAGCATACGGTCACTAACAATTTAACAAACCTGATCTCATTGACTCTTGGGAGAGGATGCATGACCACCATCTTCCTTTTGGCTCCAGTCATGATGTGTGGTGTTAGGATGAACTGGCCAAAACACTGTCAGGAAAAGACCGCAAATAATTTATAAACgttataaaattaaacaaaaagctCACATAGTGAATGTAACAAGATATCTGACCGCTTTGTACTCTTCTTCAGAGGCGAAACGCTCCTTCTGTATTCTTGTCATGTAGAGTACATCGGTTTCCGGAAGAGCCTCTTCAATGCTGTTAAACTCCTCCTGTGGACACAGTGGGAGAagtttaaacacttaatttaagggAAATAAAAGCATCTAACCATATCAGCTCCTTTATTTGACAACGCACCTGTTTAATGCCTTTGGAGGCCACAAATTCAATGATCTCGTCGGGCATGCTGAGGTTCTTCGGAGCCACGTAGCGCAAAGTGATTCTGTACTGAGTGAGAAGTCTAGCCAGAGAATGCACAGTGCGCCCATGTTTCAGGTCACCAACCATGGTAATCTGAGATGTACGCAATAAAAAAAGTCCAATTCTTAGAACAATTCATTGGCACATTTAAGCGTATATTATTTCAAAAGAGCTAATGAGATAATAGTCGgagatgaagatattttgaccaACTCACAGTCATGCCATTGACCGTGCCAAGCTCCTCTCGGATGGTGAAGACATCCAAAAGAGCCTGAGTGGGATGTTCTCCAACCCCATCACCAGCGTTGATCACCGGCCGCCGACAATGTCTTGCTGCACTCTATAAACCagcattaattaattaattttaataatttggtaCTCATCGTTTTGGATCATGAGACGTTACAGGcataacaataaaatataacataaatTTGGTTAGTATGCTTCGCACcgtgccacattaccaccttgggtgcgcatttttttcaaataattaaacagcctgtcgtcaattatttcttacGTAATCACTTTAAAAAACTTCCGATCTCTGGTGAAGCCAATActgaagtgacttaaactgcaattcatcggcTGGCTCCAAAATgaagtcaattcccatagaagtccatgttaaaatgcccaactttacagtagaaaataatatttacAGCCTGgcacaaaaagtgtttttggtcattatagctaattttgccttttatgacaactgtgaggagggtgaattttttgtaactcatccgtttaaataataagccttaaagttttgcataattaagagcgtggccacttgagtgacaggtgaactgccactgccaTCACTAGAATCCAGGTaagcgggcgtggtttcagcaaccagccacatCAGCTTCACACAtggcaccgcctactttaagcttcaaaaatgctcttcacaaacctaaaggtgacgtcacggacactacgtccatattttttttacagtctatgggtaAACGTATCCAATGTTATGTCTAGCCATTGATGTAATGTCATTCACCTCTACAGCTCCAGGTATGGGATGCCGCAGAACTATGACATCAGCATAGCAGCTCATGCTGTTGACAGAGTCTGCCAGAGATTCGCCCTTCTGCGTGGAGGACGTGGACTCGCTGAAATGCACCACCGTGCCACCCAAACGTTGCATGGCCGCGCTGAATGAGCTGCTGGTGCGAGTGCTCACCTCATAGAACATGGAGGCCATGACCTTACCCTGGAAGAAATTGAGCACAAGGTGGCAGACATGTAGGTCTCTTTAGCTtttgattagatttttttaaaataagctCCAACTTGTGCtaccaaaaaaatatttaagtaagtTCTAAAGTAACTTAAATGATTCgtccattttctaaaaaaaaaaatccagataatttactcaccaccatctcatccaaaatgttgatgtctttcttctcgactgaacaatttatgtttttttgaagaaaaacattccaggatttttctcattttaaatggactttaatggaccccaacacttaacagttttagtgcagtttaaaattgcggtttcaaaggactctaaacgatcccaaacaaggcataagggtcttatctaggaaactattgtcatttttggcaagaaaaataaaaaaatatacacttttaaaccacaacttctcgtcttcctccggctatgtgacgcgccagcatatttttttttcttgccaaaaatgacaatcgtttcgcttgGGAAaaaaagacccttatgcctcgtatgaggttgtttagagtcctttgaaactgcaattttaaactgcattaaaactgttaagtgttggggtccattaaagtccattaaaatgagaaaaaccctgaattgttttccttaaaaaaaaaattcttctcaactgaacaaagaaagacatcaacattttggatgacatggtggtgagtaaattatatggatttttttttttttaagaaattggactaatccttttaagattttgactttttattaaacaaaacataataatTACCATTTAAATGGTTATGATAGTCATAAGATATTAATCATAGTTGattccttttttttaaaacaaattgtgTTACAACAAATCACTAAAAGTTACCTTCAAAATATCCAATGATTTCTCTTTCTGCACCAGGAGACGCAAAGTGTGTGCCACATTAAACAGATGAGACATCTGAAAATCCAACCGAGACAAAATATTATATGTaagatacatacatacataaaattatccttTTAGACACAGAAGCTGCATTACTAAACTGGTAATGGCTTGCGTTACCTGATCCTTACTAAACTGTCGCACAGACACTATGTGCTGGCCCACCAGTGGGTGGAGCAATGGAGACGTCTGCAGGTGAGGTACAATCTGCTGCAACCCAGCCTTAGGTGACAAGATCCTGGACAAAGGAGGAGGGGGCATGGATGCATCCAATGGTGGTGCCAATTCTAAATAACAGAAGATTGGAATTAATGCTGATTGAAAATTCTACATTTTATATCAAGATGTTGCCCAAAAGCTCATTGGGATCAACCTCAATTAAAGGGCCTGGCATGCAAACAGGTCACAGAATATAAAGAAACAAACTCGCATGTTTTTGAGTTATACCTAAAGATTTACGTATTCCCATGAAAAGGAATTCAGGATTGAATCCAATTACATACAGATTAGCAGACAGAGGTCGGCAAAGCTCTGATAAAACATCACTACAAACGTCTAACCTGTATCATAAGGTGGACTTAATGAAATGTCTTCTTTATCTACTCAGATCAAATTAGAAAGTTTGAAAACATTATTAGTAATGTAACACTTCGTTTTTAATTTTATAGATTTGTAATagaagttcacatttttttacattttatattattatgagATTAAAGAAATATTGTTAAggttattatttaaaaaaaatatataatttgagggctatatatatatatatatatatatatatatatatatatatatatatatatatatatatatatatatatatatatatatatatatatatatatatatatatatatatatatatatatatatatatatatatatatatatatatatatatatatatatatatatatatatatatatatatatatatatatatatatgatagtAAATTtgatcaaaatatattttaggcaTTTCAAAGAAATTAACTGCATCATTGATTCGGTTTTTCTCCAATGAAAGTAAACCTTTAAAAAGGTGAAGCCTGTACTTTACTAAAATTACATAAACTTTCATAATTTCTGCAGTGTTTGCATGCAAATTTTGGGGGAAACCCCAtccaataaaataaatgttcaaCGGAAGAATAGTTTTAAATAGATGTAAAACAAAACTTAATAGTTTTTATGATTTTTCAATTTGTCAATTCTTCACAattcattgttttgtttcatttctgaTTTTCTGAAACTTTTCATGTAAACATTGCATAGACATTACCCATCTTCTTTAGAGGTTTTATGGTGGATCTTTTGAAACCTGCATACAAAACACCCCTCACTTGAAGTATGGTAACATGCTAACTTAAACATTGATGACAGCAAACAAAACGGAAGCAATCCAGAAACAAAAAACTCAAATACAGTGATCACTTAAACACAAATGGGCTACACATCAAATCCACAGTACCTGGAGGCAGACCGGGATCAGATGCCCGGTGAATCCGGGGTGGAAGAATGAACCGTCCATCTCCGGCTGACCGGCGTGGGCTCAATGCATGGTTACGAACTGCCTCGGAAGGGAGTACGGGACGTGGTGGTCTGTCAGGAGTCAGGGCATCACTTGCACGCTGTAATAAGAGTCAACCAGGACATAGAGAGCATTAGTTAAACGTACATCAAAAGGGTTGTTTATGATGAGTTATCTTTTAGCGCATCACCTTGGGTCCTTCCTTTAACAGCTCTGTTGCTCCTGCAGGGGCCGTGGGCCATGACTTCACATCCTGACCATAACCTGGAGGTACCAACACCTTAGGATAAACAATGAAACAAAGTGGTTGTGCTGGGAAGGTCACGGAGGATACAGATTTTCTTGCCTCATCTTCCCAATAATAGACAACTTTTAGATTTGAATCCATACCTGTCCATCAATATAAGCCACCTCTCCTCTAAGCACCACCCGCATGACTTTCCCTTTAACTTTCATGCCCTCAAACGGAGTCCACTTTGACTTTGTGAACTGCATGTGCTTGGGAATCGTCCACTCTTGCTCCAAATCCACCTAAGGAGGCAAATTATTGCACTGAAATTCTCAAACGTACGACAGAAAAGCCATCGACCCTTTACACTTTTCAGCATTGCAATACCTCTACGTAGGTGTCCTCCTGAGGAGGAAGGGAGAATATTCTCCTGGGGTTTTCGTATAGCCTCTTGATGATGTCATCAACGGTAAGGCGCCCCTTACTGACGGCTGTGAGAAGCAGAGGCAGCATCGTCTCCAGACCCGGGTAACCTGGAGGTGGTTTCTCAGAGTTTTTCTCTTCTACTGAATGAGGGGCTGCAATTCAATAGAAGAAATGGAATAAACCTTTCCAGAATTTATCAAACAATGAAATTTAGACAAGGATCCTTTTCTAGAAATTAAAAGAtccttgttttttttcttgccatTTTAGGCCTAATGTACTTGGGATGCATTGGCATTCTTGTACTTGTGGTACGCAGTGATTGGTTAAACCCATTATTACCATGATCTGTGGCAAAACAGTCAATGATTTCAAGATTTTCCCACAACGCCTCCATATCCTCTCGTGTACCCAGCATTGGTCGTACTTGCGCCCGACCGTCCCCAATGGTAGCCACATTATCGTCACACAGGAAGAGATGATGAGGAGCTACTTCGCACGTCACCTTGATCCCCTTTTGTTTAGCAGTTCGGATGATCAAAATCTAAAGAACAAAGCACGTTAAGTTCTTCTGGATGGAAAACATGACTAAATATAAACtacaatgtcaaataaatccaATTGTAGGATCATCTTGGCATGCTTACCTCTTCTTTCTTGGCAACATGGCAGATGTGAACGGATCTCTGATAAAGCTGTGCTACCATCAGTATAGCCGCCACGGTTTGTTTCTCAGCATGGGCTACGATGGGCAAATGCTTCGGCCACTTCTCAAAGTGCTGCGTAAAATTGCAAACTTGATCAATTACCTTATTCATCTGCGATTTGTCATAAAACGCACAGcatacttttatatttttaagaagCGTCTTGAAGTAAAGAGAAAAACGTTCCTTACCTCCATCCACAAAGAAACATTGTCCATTTTCAAAGTGGAAAATGTGTCATTCAAGTACATCTTAAGACCAGCTGTGGAACTTGCAATGGATTGAAGAAGTGTAGCGTTGTCTGATGAAGCCCCCACGAAAAGCGCATAATCGCAGCAACATCCAGCCTTGGCAAGCTACACcagttcaaaaaaaaaaaaaaacacgtttAAAATGGTCATTGCTCTTAAATAACCGAACAGATCACTACTCGTGTTGACTTTACCTTCTGTGCCATAGCGAACGAGCTCGGGTCAATGATGGCCGGGTTGGTGTTTGGCATGGCACACACCATAGTGACTCCTCCAGCCAGGGCGGCAGCTGTGCCCGAGGAGAAATCCTCTTTGTAGGTGGCACCAGGCTCACGCAGGTGCACGTGGACGTCAATCAAACCTTTAAATAGAAAATAACATGAATTTATGCCTAATTTATAAAGAGACAGAACGCTTTAGTTACAGATGGGAAGGAGGCTGTAATCCAATTAAATGCGGTTCTCACCAGGCAAACAGATGAGCTTATGTGAGGTCATACTGTCCACATTTGTCTTTACACGAGGGGCGCGACCAATCTGCCTCAGTGCCTGCAACCCAAAAAAAACCATTAAAACCTTACAAGCAGTTAGGATATtagattttaaatattaaatcaaaACCCTTAGATGTACTGTATAATAAAACGCTGCATTAGTGGGAAATACATTTAAGACCTTTAtaattcaaaacgttttgattaactctttccccgccattgatgagttattttgtcaattaagaaaaaacatttgcagGAAAAATACCGGGATAATACCGggattacccaatttataaaaagtgaagcaaatttttttttattaattttacactccaagtatgttttgataattgttctgaatctgatttctaaCAAAATCCCTTTACAAAAAAagcaattattttagctttttgttgacattttttttatgtttttacccatatttaagagtttataagctgagaaaaaatatagataggatgaaatgtttctttGTTTATGGTCTGTGTTTTCacttgatatatttgtatgtttatatatttttagaagaacattttcctgaaaggcatttAGTGAAATTTTTGGGGGGAAAATGCTGGCAggcacactgaaaaaaaaatgatttttaagaaaaaaaaaatcttatttttacttaaaacaagacaaagatacaatctaaaaattcttttattaagatgctttttcttgatgagcaaaacaaccaaagaaaaaaaaagtctagtttttggaccaaaaatatcaaatttaagtgattgtgtccataaaatatgcaaaaaaacccactaaattcaagaacaatttgcttaccccattgtcaaattttattgcttgttttatgcacaaaatcacttaaatttgatatttttggtcttaaaactagacttattttcttgggttgttttgctcatcaagaaaaagcatcttcatttaagaatttttcagatatttttactgaaaacaagacaaaaatactatgaaatatttttcttgaaaatcatttttttgcagtgcaacttaaaaaaaaaaaaaactggcctggtggggaatgagttaaaatgaAAAGCcatcacaaaaaaacttttttttaaagcattgcCTAATGATACGGTTTAGGCACAATAATAGCAAAAGGCAAGTATGGACGCTCACCTTAACAAAAAGCTTAGTGCACTTGATGTCAGTGATGAGAGGTACAGAGTAGTCGATGGCCATTCGTCGTGTGCGGTAACCTTTGGTCACAAAGGAAGACAAACGTCTTCCACCGGAGTTCCTCAAGGACAGATTGATGACCAAGTCGAAATGGTTCTCCTCCAGATAATCCATTATGTTCCTCTGCTTGTCTTTGTTTGGATAGTCACTCTCCTCTTCGAAAGGCCACTCCACGGCCATCACCTGCTCGGAAAGATAAAACAGCGAGGCATCATGTGCATGCTTCCTAAATTAAGGCTATATTTTAGGATGGAGCCAATGAGTCATGCAACTGTATGTAATTCCACTGTACCTTGACTCCATGTTCAGTGTAAAAGTCAGCGGTGCCCAAACTGGCATACAAGTTATAACCAAGAGTCTCCAGAGTCTTGATTGTGGGCAGTAGTTCACTCTTGGCCTAAAAACAAGCCAGAGACTCATTTTAATACATGACATGCAACACAATGAACCACAAAAAAATTGGAAGGCGAGATGTTTATACCTTGAAACTACCGATGGAAAGAAGAATATTCTTTTTGGGAATTTTGAAGCCAGTGCTGATTATTGCTTTTAGGTAGGCCTCATATCTGTTCTCTCCAAAGCACGCCACTTCTCCAGTGCTGGCCATCTCGACACCCAAAACCACATCTGCTCCAGCCAGCCGTGAGAAGGAAAACTGAGGAACCTGAAGGCACAGATGTAGATTTTGATTGAGACGGTTCACAGTTACAGATATACaattaaaaataagaaaaaaaagttaCAGACCTTAACTCCCACAATTCCATTTCCATTCATCAACCCAACATCCTCAACTTCCTCTCCCATTATGACTCTTGTTGCCAAGGCAACAAGATCAACACCAAGCGTTTTGGACACGAAGGGGAAGGAGCGTGAGACTCGAACGTTGCATTCGATCACCTTCAGCTGGTCATCCTGATAACAAAGCAGCAAAATGCACTTATAGGTGCAAATATTCGAAAAACATACtcgtaaatgtatttttgaccAAATTGATAAACGCACCTTGGCAATCAGCTGCAAGTTAAAGGGTCCGGTAACCTGAAGCTCCTGGCCGATAGCGTGAACGATCATCTTAATGCGTTCCATGGTTTTCTGGTTGATGTCCTGAGGAGGGGTCACAAGCGTGGCATCTCCAGAATGCACGCCAGCGTTTTCCACATGCTCACATACAGCGATGGCGATGACCGCTCCATCACAAGCAACAGCGTCCACATCTATTTCCTGTTGGGATCACATTGCAACTTTTGTAAACATTGTCCATAGACAGCTTGGCATGAAAGATTTAAAGCATTATTCATGTATTTAGCACACTAGTTACACATGAACATTCAATACTTGTAACTtgggtttaaagggatagttcacccaaaaatgaaaattaccctaTGACTTACTCACTCTCAAAGTATATAATTGATTGTGTTTGTCTGCAAAAAGatagttatattagaaaatttaGTCATTTTGatgtttcattgataaaagcctTTGTACCATAAGTCAATAGACAGCAACCAGAAATAAACCAATCCTAAATTCCAAGAGAAAATGACCTGTTCAAACCAGAATTGCTTCACCTTGTGCCAAATTCAGTAACACTGCATTTTCAATTGTATGGCACAGTAACCAACTCCTACCTCTCCCATGTATTTACAATGGTTAATTGGAATTGCCTAAGGGAGGAACACATTTCACCAAACGCTAGCATTGACTTGCCTTGGCCTCCTGAATAAATTTGGAGATGACGACAGGATGTTCCTTAGACAAAGCCGCAGCGCTTCCCAGGTACTTTTCCAgttcactgtcagaaaaagcCACGTTCATAGCAGCTCCGCTGAGAACATACGATGGTCTCACCAAGCAGGGATATCCCACCGTCGCACAGAAACCCATGGCAGACTACAACAGAGAAAAGCTACATTCATCATGTGATCCCAAAATGGCAACCATAATGAGGGCGACATATCCTTACGCAGAATGAAACTAAGACAGGAGTTTACCTCAGTATCAGACAGCTCTTTCCATCTGGGCTGACTGATTCCTATTGTGTCCAACATCCTGGAGAACTTAAAGCGGTTCTCCGCAGAATCAATGAAGTCGGGTGAAGTGCCCAAGATCCTACACTGCTGTCTGTGCAGAGCCATGGCGATGTTGTTAGGCAGCTGTCCACCCATGGACAAGATCACACCCTCTGGGTTCTCCATCTCATAGATGTCCATCACAACCTGCCGTTAAAAAGTcatgcatttaacccatcccgcACTGCAAGTCAATCAAACACACGTGGAGCAGTAGGCAGGTTGCTTAAAGGCACCTCAGCGACTCGCAACCTGCCTCTTATAAGCATTATAATATACAGACAGTATTTTAGCAATCTTGACTCTAATGCTTTaaaaggacactccactttttttaatatgctaattttccagctcccctagagttaaacatttgattcttaccgttttggaatccattcagctgatctccgggtctggcgctaccacttttagcatagcttagcataatccattgaatctgattagaccattagcataacgctaaaaaataaccaaattgTTTCgtttttttcccatttaaaacttgactcttctgtagttacatcatgtacgaAAATCGACgggaaattaaaagttgtgattttctaggccgatactctcattctggcgtaataatcaaggtttgctgccgtaacatggctgcaggaggcgcaatgatatacatagtgcctgaaaatagtcccctgctattgtaAGATACTAAGGGAACTactttcggctgctgcgtattttccttgcacctcctgcagccatgttacagcaggaaagtccttgattattacgctagaatgagagtatagttcctagtcatattAGACTAAAAAATcgtaacttttaattttctgtctgtcttagtacacaatgtaactacagaagagtcaagtttaaataggaaaaatatcgaaactctttggttattttttttagcacgatgctaacggtctaatcagattcaatggattatgccaagctatgctaaaagtggtagcgccagacccagagatcagctgaatggatttcaaaacggtaaaaatgcTTAACTCTTGaggagctgaaaaattagcatattttgaaaaaagtggagtgtccctttaaattcgACTTCTTACCTCAAAAGAGATCTCATCGAAGTAGAGTCTATCGCACATATCATAATCTGTGCTCACGGTTTCTGGATTATAATTCACCATAATCGTCTTGTATCCCATCTAGGAAAGAGTTTACAAGGCCAAATTAAGTAATATACTTCTAATCATATTTTACTCATATTTTTAGGGAAATTGCTCACCTTCCTCAGCTCCATAATACATCCGACAGCGCACCAATCAAACTCCACGCTGCTTCCGATACGGTAAACCCCGGAGCCGAGTACCATAACATGGGGCTCTTCGAAGACCACGTCGCTTTCCGAGCCATGATAGGTCAAGTACAGATAATTGGTTTGGGCAGGCCACTCGGCAGCCACCGTGTCAATCTGTTTGACCACAGGAAGGATCTTCCAGTCCCGCCTCATCTTCCTCACAGCCAGCTCAGTGCTATGGACAGATCAAAGGTAGCCATTTACTTGAAGTGCCCATGGTCACAATGCATCGCTCTCTAATCGACACAAAGTCTACCACATACTACACAGGAAACAATGTGTCTTGATACCTTTGGACAGCTTGGGCAATCTGTTTGTCCGAAAAGCCAAGCTGCTTGGCTTTCCTCATCATTTCCAGGGGCATATCGCTCTCGTCCCGGTTATACATCTGGAGACGCTTCTCGTGGTCCGTGATGTTTTTCATCTTGTGGAGAAACCAGTGGTCTATTTTGGTGAGCTCATAGAGACGCTCAATAGTATAGCCAGCATGCAGGGCCGCAGCCAGAACAAAGATGCGCTTGTCTGTGGGTGTTTGTAGCTCCTGAGAATCGAGACAAAATTTGAATGTACTTAAAACTCTGCATTAGCAAGATGACAGATGTCGTCCAAGTTAAGTACAAACCTCTTCAGAGACTGGTTTAATGGTGTGGTCAAACCCTACGCAGTTCTCGTCGACCATTCTCAAAGCTTTCTGGAAGGCTTCTTCGAAGCTGCGACCAATCGCCATTACTTCTCCTGGAATGAAAGTGAATGAGATTAAATCCAATGCGATTAATACATGATCAAAGCTTCTATATTCGACACGGGAAGCTCACCGACGCTCTTCATGGAACTGCCGATTTTGGTGCTGACCCTGAGGAACTTGCTGAGATCCCAGCGGGGAACCTTCACCACGCAGTAATCCAAACTGGGCTCAAAGTTGGCTGTTGTGGAATTAGTCACAGAATTCCTGGAAAAGAGTCCAATTTAAGCAACTCCGAAAGAAGAGAGGGGTACATATCTACCTATTTTTATGGATAAAACTCACCTGAGGACAGGCAAAGGTATTCCCAATCCGAGTTTAGCTGCCACATAGGCCAGCGGGTAACCTGTGGCTTTACTGGCCAACGCGGAGCTTCGTGAGAGACGAGCGTTGACTTCAATGATGTAGTACTGTCGGACACAAAGTATGGGATTACTACCACTTCTGGAGTatgaaatatttttgaatatttaTGGATAAACGTACCTGCTCAGATTCTGGATTTAAGGCGTACTGAATGTTGCACTCTCCCACAATGCCCAAGTGGCGAATAACTTTGATGGCCGTGTTTCTCAGCATATTGTATTCGTAGTCGTTCAGTGTCTGACTTGGGGCGACCACTATAGACTCCCCAGTGTGGATTCCTAGTGGATCTATATTCTCCATGTTACAAACCTAAATACACAAAGCATGAAATTGGCTTATGAAAAACTGCGTACGTATATACGCTTGTTTGAATCCCAAAGAAAACTTTGGATAACCAAAAGGCACGTTTCATACCGTCACACAGTTGTCGTAGGCATCCCGCACCACTTCATACTCGATTTCCTTCCACCCTTTAAGTGATTTATCCACAAGGACTTGTGACGTGTGAGCAAAGGCCTGCGTGACCAGCGTTGTCATCTCCTCTTTATTATTAGCAAAACCTGAACCCAGTCCACCTAATGCAAACGCAGAACGGACCAGGACAGGATAG
The nucleotide sequence above comes from Paramisgurnus dabryanus chromosome 12, PD_genome_1.1, whole genome shotgun sequence. Encoded proteins:
- the cad gene encoding multifunctional protein CAD isoform X2, with amino-acid sequence MLVKTASLVLEDGTTFNGRLFGAVASVSGEVVFQTGMVGYPEALTDPSYKSQILTLTYPLIGNYGIPADEDGEFGLSKWFESSKIHAAALIVGEVSENPSHWSSAKSLDQWLKEQGIPGLEGVDTRRLTKKIREKGTMLGKLVVEGTSASDIPFENPDTRNLVKEVSMKEPRVFNPEGTVKITAIDCGIKYNQIRCLCQRGARVTLVPWDHPLDVNDFDGLFISNGPGNPEYCKETIQNIRKVVCVEKPKPVFGICLGHQLLSLVIGAKTYKMKYGNRGHNQPCIHKGTNRCYITSQNHGFAVDPKTLPEDWDVLFTNANDQTSEGIVHNHKPLFSVQFHPEHMAGPADLVSLFDVFLDTVKDVKEGKVGKSVKERLTEHLTFPGSPKPEEFVRPRKVLILGSGGLSIGQAGEFDYSGSQAIKALKEENIQTVLINPNIATVQTSKGLADKVYFLPLTPEYVIQVIKNERPDGVLLTFGGQTALNCGVELTKQGVLEKYKVRVLGTQVASIEMTEDRKIFVEKMEEIGEHVAPSEAAMSVEHALAAAERIGYPVLVRSAFALGGLGSGFANNKEEMTTLVTQAFAHTSQVLVDKSLKGWKEIEYEVVRDAYDNCVTVCNMENIDPLGIHTGESIVVAPSQTLNDYEYNMLRNTAIKVIRHLGIVGECNIQYALNPESEQYYIIEVNARLSRSSALASKATGYPLAYVAAKLGLGIPLPVLRNSVTNSTTANFEPSLDYCVVKVPRWDLSKFLRVSTKIGSSMKSVGEVMAIGRSFEEAFQKALRMVDENCVGFDHTIKPVSEEELQTPTDKRIFVLAAALHAGYTIERLYELTKIDHWFLHKMKNITDHEKRLQMYNRDESDMPLEMMRKAKQLGFSDKQIAQAVQSTELAVRKMRRDWKILPVVKQIDTVAAEWPAQTNYLYLTYHGSESDVVFEEPHVMVLGSGVYRIGSSVEFDWCAVGCIMELRKMGYKTIMVNYNPETVSTDYDMCDRLYFDEISFEVVMDIYEMENPEGVILSMGGQLPNNIAMALHRQQCRILGTSPDFIDSAENRFKFSRMLDTIGISQPRWKELSDTESAMGFCATVGYPCLVRPSYVLSGAAMNVAFSDSELEKYLGSAAALSKEHPVVISKFIQEAKEIDVDAVACDGAVIAIAVCEHVENAGVHSGDATLVTPPQDINQKTMERIKMIVHAIGQELQVTGPFNLQLIAKDDQLKVIECNVRVSRSFPFVSKTLGVDLVALATRVIMGEEVEDVGLMNGNGIVGVKVPQFSFSRLAGADVVLGVEMASTGEVACFGENRYEAYLKAIISTGFKIPKKNILLSIGSFKAKSELLPTIKTLETLGYNLYASLGTADFYTEHGVKVMAVEWPFEEESDYPNKDKQRNIMDYLEENHFDLVINLSLRNSGGRRLSSFVTKGYRTRRMAIDYSVPLITDIKCTKLFVKALRQIGRAPRVKTNVDSMTSHKLICLPGLIDVHVHLREPGATYKEDFSSGTAAALAGGVTMVCAMPNTNPAIIDPSSFAMAQKLAKAGCCCDYALFVGASSDNATLLQSIASSTAGLKMYLNDTFSTLKMDNVSLWMEHFEKWPKHLPIVAHAEKQTVAAILMVAQLYQRSVHICHVAKKEEILIIRTAKQKGIKVTCEVAPHHLFLCDDNVATIGDGRAQVRPMLGTREDMEALWENLEIIDCFATDHAPHSVEEKNSEKPPPGYPGLETMLPLLLTAVSKGRLTVDDIIKRLYENPRRIFSLPPQEDTYVEVDLEQEWTIPKHMQFTKSKWTPFEGMKVKGKVMRVVLRGEVAYIDGQVLVPPGYGQDVKSWPTAPAGATELLKEGPKRASDALTPDRPPRPVLPSEAVRNHALSPRRSAGDGRFILPPRIHRASDPGLPPELAPPLDASMPPPPLSRILSPKAGLQQIVPHLQTSPLLHPLVGQHIVSVRQFSKDQMSHLFNVAHTLRLLVQKEKSLDILKGKVMASMFYEVSTRTSSSFSAAMQRLGGTVVHFSESTSSTQKGESLADSVNSMSCYADVIVLRHPIPGAVESAARHCRRPVINAGDGVGEHPTQALLDVFTIREELGTVNGMTITMVGDLKHGRTVHSLARLLTQYRITLRYVAPKNLSMPDEIIEFVASKGIKQEEFNSIEEALPETDVLYMTRIQKERFASEEEYKACFGQFILTPHIMTGAKRKMVVMHPLPRVNEISVEVDTDPRAAYFRQAENGMYIRMALLATVLGR